The stretch of DNA AAATTAAATATAAATTAATTTGCAATTAAAATTTATAAAAAACCACCATCAAATAAGTAATGGTTAATTAAGTATAAATAAAGACTTATTTTATAATAAAAACACTATTTTATTTTTTCTTATAATTTGCATTACAAGATTTTTTTGATAAATTTACTAGGCGTCTAATAGGCACCTAAGTCTAAATTGGGAGGGTGAGTTTTTCTGAATTGAAAGACCTCTTAATTACGCACTTAAAGAAAGAATTATAGTTAATTACGATTTAATGGAAAAAAATTAGCTTTTTTGTAGCCGATATCATTTTTATTTTTAAACGCTAATTTTTACACCTCAAATATAGGTTATGGATATGAAACTATACGTACAAAAAGCAGGTCAAGCTGTTGAAGAAGTCTCTCTGACTGGTTCAACACAAATCAGTGCAACTCCGGGTACCCGCCTTTTCGTGGAAGCCAATGACGGCGCTATCACCCATATGTCACGTTCTGGTTCACAGTTAGTTGTGAACACCGCTGATGGTAAAGTGATCAATGTAGATAACTTCTTCGGCTCTGCCGATCAGGGTATGAGTTCATTAACCATTGATAATTCATCTGAATCAGGTTTACCTGAAAAGCAAATCGTTCTTGGTGATGACAGACTCTACGCAGATGGCAGCGAAGTTATTGCCTATACTCCTGAGCAGTTAAAAGAAGTTATCTCTGGTTGGGATTATTATGAAATGCGTGGCGAAGAAGCTGCCGCTGCAGGTGATGATGACAACACCGGTCTGTTTGTTGCACTGGGCTTAGGTGCTGCCGGTATTGCTGGTTTGATAGCTCTGGCAAACGATGACGATGATAATGGACATAGCTCCAGCGGCATTAATCCAAATCCTACGCCAGATCCAGATCCTAATCCAAGTGAAGTGACTGACCCAACGCTGATCACGCTGAATCGTTCTAATGGTTCAAGCCTGACCGGTACCAGTGATGCTAAAAACGCAACCGTCTATATTGATATCAATAACGATGGTACTTACGACTATACTGCAACCACTGATGCTGATGGTAACTGGTCTTTCCCTACCCCAACGTCTATTCCTGATGGCTCAACCGTTAGCGTTTGGGTATTGGATAGCAAGGGTGAAAAAATTGCAGTTAGCACTGTTATTGATGCAGCTGCACCTGACTTTATCTCAATGACTGTTTCTCAGGATTTAGCGGTTATCACCGGTAAAACTGAAGCAGGCGCAGTAGTTAAACTGGATCTGAATGGTGATGGTACCGCTGAATACACCATCAAAGCTGATGATAACGGTAACTACAAATTTACTCTTGAGAATGGCGCTACGCTGATTCCAGGAACCAGCGTAATCAGCCTGGCTGATGATTTAAATAACGTCTCTCAAATAACTATTCCAGTCGCGACCAAAGCAACTGTATTAGGTATGAGCGATGGTACCAATGCCATGGACCTGTCTACTACGACAGAAATCACATCTCCTACTCTGCACGGTCTGGGTACGCCTGGCGCTGTGGTTCAGGTTATGGATGGTGATACCATCATCGGTACTACCACTGTTGGTACTGACGGTAACTGGAGCATTAAAGCAACTGACTTACCTGTTGGTAATCATTCTTTTGGCGTTGAAACCGTTATCAATACTCCTGTAAGCGGCCCAAGCAAAGAAAATACTGCCAATATCACTTTCGAACAAAAACCTTATGACATGTCAGTTATTGTTGCTGATATCCGTGAGATTGAAGTTGATAACAGTATTGATGCGCCAATTTCAATTACCCGTGCTCTGCCAAACGGTGGCTACCTGGTAGCTTACCCACAAGCTGAAGCAGCTGGTTCTAAATTCTATGACATTAAAGTCAAGATTTTTGATGCCAGTGGCAATATGGTTTCTGAACTGACTCTGGGCGAGAAGAATGTCGCTGATGGTTACAGCCGTGACAGCGCTAAAGCTTACTTAAGTAACTTTGACGTTGCTGTTTCTCCGGTTGATGGTGCAATTACCGTTCTGTATTCCAGAAACGAAAATCCTTCAAGTTATACCGGTAATGACGTTGTCTTCCAACGTTTCTCTGCTGATGGTGCAGAAATCACTTCAGGTCCACAGGTTGTTGCCGCTTCTGGTGATATTGGTGGCATGAATGGTCTGCTGACCAGTTTACTGCCAGACGGTTTAGCAAATCTGATCACTAATACCCTGTCAGGTATTGTGAATCCGATTGCAGACTTCATGACCAATGCTCTGAAGACCATTGATTTCCTGAACATCCTGCCAGATACCGACTTTAAAGCGTTAGTTGATCTGTTTGTAAACGGTCTGACCGATCGTATCTACTCTGTGCTGTTTGGCCAGGGCCTGTTGAGCTCATCTATTGTTCAAATGGAAGACGGTAGCCTGGTATTTACCGGTACCCGTTTCATTGAGCCATTAGATCTGGAAAACATGGTTGAGAACGCAGACATTTCTGGTTTCATCAGAGAGTTCTGTGATGCATTAGGTTTAAATGGTGTTCCAATCATTGGCTCCGTTATCGACTTCATCACTGAAGGCGTACTGAATCTGATCGTTCAACCAATTGAAGGTTTTGTTGACACCATTCTGACCTGGTTCGACCTGAATGCTTTCGAAGCTGGCGCAAACCTGTACAGCGTTCGTTACGCACAAGATGCCAATGGTAATCTGGTTAAACTCAGTGAAACTGCAGAAGCTCCACATGATTTCTCTCTGGGTGGTTTCTTC from Limnobaculum xujianqingii encodes:
- a CDS encoding Ig-like domain-containing protein — translated: MKLYVQKAGQAVEEVSLTGSTQISATPGTRLFVEANDGAITHMSRSGSQLVVNTADGKVINVDNFFGSADQGMSSLTIDNSSESGLPEKQIVLGDDRLYADGSEVIAYTPEQLKEVISGWDYYEMRGEEAAAAGDDDNTGLFVALGLGAAGIAGLIALANDDDDNGHSSSGINPNPTPDPDPNPSEVTDPTLITLNRSNGSSLTGTSDAKNATVYIDINNDGTYDYTATTDADGNWSFPTPTSIPDGSTVSVWVLDSKGEKIAVSTVIDAAAPDFISMTVSQDLAVITGKTEAGAVVKLDLNGDGTAEYTIKADDNGNYKFTLENGATLIPGTSVISLADDLNNVSQITIPVATKATVLGMSDGTNAMDLSTTTEITSPTLHGLGTPGAVVQVMDGDTIIGTTTVGTDGNWSIKATDLPVGNHSFGVETVINTPVSGPSKENTANITFEQKPYDMSVIVADIREIEVDNSIDAPISITRALPNGGYLVAYPQAEAAGSKFYDIKVKIFDASGNMVSELTLGEKNVADGYSRDSAKAYLSNFDVAVSPVDGAITVLYSRNENPSSYTGNDVVFQRFSADGAEITSGPQVVAASGDIGGMNGLLTSLLPDGLANLITNTLSGIVNPIADFMTNALKTIDFLNILPDTDFKALVDLFVNGLTDRIYSVLFGQGLLSSSIVQMEDGSLVFTGTRFIEPLDLENMVENADISGFIREFCDALGLNGVPIIGSVIDFITEGVLNLIVQPIEGFVDTILTWFDLNAFEAGANLYSVRYAQDANGNLVKLSETAEAPHDFSLGGFFTENGYITTSNGIFDKAVNWIFGSDATSDSEGLVGADLGGGQYAVIWQQACKDWSIDQLLKNPVDLKISVVDFSTGKIVLDGATLNTNAPRGSADVSPKMITLPDGTFAVSWVRVTGSDMGDVLVQRFQLLNGKLLALDAQPIVVNSTTDGAQGVIAGSLTGANDITVLENGNYVVSWASVTTQGESHVVSRVFDITGQAITDEIIVDKGVDDPGICSLPSVVALAGGGFAVTWSEVSETGGNLYSRTYNDDGSIRGTGETGDVSNPGHYIKGTAESAVGTNGDDVIDARNGVTNVVANDGDDRILVMSNGFKSIDGGNGFDTVVFEDKSATTIDSTTLSKLHNIDQIDLNNTSALTLDVKYEDLIKLNDDKHLFVKGDANDKVDLDLTSWTNVATANKSGVQYNLYVYDKDEDAQVWVQNTIAVI